A single uncultured Fibrobacter sp. DNA region contains:
- a CDS encoding ATP-binding protein, with protein MYFERKIDRFLLEWSKQKSHKPLLLRGARQVGKSSSVEHLGEHFENCVSINFEKNPEYKEVFNKNLDVNRIVAEISAISARPIIPGRTLLFLDEVQLCPEAIMSLRFFKEDLPCLHVIAAGSLLEFALQELPTFGVGRIHSMFMYPMTFDEFAQANGFDELLKIRDQASSDKPLPETIHNKFVELFRTYLMVGGMPEVVAKWVESKDYLQCQSIQDDILISYKDDFAKYKKNVDPTLLRAAFRSAALQITKKFTYAKVGNGYKTEKIREAMQLLTLAGIVTPVTRSAANGLPLGSEANPSYQKYLLLDSGLQLRLMNMSLGDISETISAILTASAADLVNKGSLAEMVAGLELLRNKTPNMRHELFYWTRMQKNSLSEVDYVDSLGGHVMPIEVKADTQGGMKSLWNMMREKNLSNAYRISLENLGQFDYHDSEAENAIRHVQICPLYAISQIK; from the coding sequence ATGTATTTTGAGCGAAAAATTGACAGATTCTTGTTGGAATGGTCCAAGCAAAAAAGCCACAAGCCGCTGCTGCTACGTGGGGCACGCCAAGTAGGGAAATCTAGTTCTGTTGAACACCTGGGTGAGCACTTCGAAAATTGCGTCAGCATCAATTTTGAAAAGAATCCGGAATACAAAGAGGTTTTTAACAAAAATCTGGATGTGAATAGAATCGTTGCTGAAATTTCCGCTATAAGTGCCAGGCCTATTATTCCTGGACGGACGCTCCTTTTTCTAGATGAGGTTCAGCTTTGCCCCGAAGCGATCATGTCGCTCCGTTTTTTCAAGGAGGATTTGCCCTGCTTGCATGTGATTGCCGCCGGATCACTGCTTGAATTCGCCCTACAGGAACTCCCGACTTTTGGCGTGGGCCGCATCCATTCCATGTTCATGTACCCCATGACCTTTGACGAGTTCGCGCAGGCAAACGGTTTTGACGAGCTTCTAAAAATCCGCGATCAGGCATCGAGCGATAAGCCGTTGCCGGAAACGATTCATAATAAATTCGTGGAACTTTTCAGAACCTACCTCATGGTGGGCGGAATGCCAGAAGTAGTCGCCAAATGGGTTGAAAGCAAGGACTATCTACAATGTCAATCTATCCAAGACGACATTCTGATTTCGTACAAAGATGACTTTGCCAAATACAAGAAGAATGTCGACCCTACTTTACTCAGGGCTGCATTCCGAAGTGCGGCATTGCAAATCACAAAGAAATTCACGTATGCAAAGGTAGGGAACGGTTACAAAACAGAAAAAATCCGTGAAGCCATGCAGTTGCTTACCCTTGCGGGAATTGTCACTCCCGTAACACGTTCTGCAGCAAACGGCCTCCCTTTGGGGAGCGAAGCGAATCCGTCTTATCAAAAATACCTGCTTCTCGATTCCGGTTTGCAATTACGTTTAATGAATATGTCCCTTGGCGACATTTCCGAGACTATCTCTGCAATTCTCACGGCAAGTGCCGCGGATCTTGTGAACAAGGGCTCGTTGGCAGAAATGGTTGCTGGGCTTGAACTTTTACGGAACAAGACGCCAAATATGCGGCACGAATTGTTCTATTGGACGCGGATGCAAAAGAATAGCCTGTCCGAAGTGGATTATGTGGATTCCCTTGGTGGGCATGTCATGCCTATCGAGGTCAAGGCAGATACCCAGGGGGGCATGAAGAGCCTATGGAATATGATGCGCGAGAAAAATCTTTCGAACGCTTATCGTATTTCTCTTGAAAACTTAGGGCAATTCGACTACCATGATTCCGAAGCGGAAAATGCAATTCGCCACGTTCAAATATGTCCGCTTTACGCCATATCGCAGATAAAGTAG
- a CDS encoding carbohydrate-binding protein: MDTRILSIAFGCSLAFAGAAVAATQATFYVSPSGSDSNKGTKDAPFKTITQAQKAVRAINGTMTGDIEVILREGTYALPATINFDERDGGKDGLYVRYKAADGERPLITGGMGITGWTIHDEANNIWKAEGVDGRFRQLYVNNRKAVRACFPNVIAANEKGNGGFDHDFVRLTKVDSSGRAFDVSADYIKNIKNIEDVEIHLMIAWSENILRLEKAQVNGGTAKLIPKDPERTKLFHRAYPMLGEAFASNPPKQQVFYLENSYDLIDAPGEWYLDEKEHVLYYKPRSGESMATAHVVAPRLNTLFSVLGKDTKNKVGYMAFEGLTFAHSNYTRPSDEGFLDLQAANFNVDVLADPGRGNWEKLNSNKFLLWRPDAAFRVENAHHFLVQGNVFSQIAATGLDFVSGTNDDMIQGNAFFEIGAAGIMLGKFYQDSTTEIHIAYNPSDKEEISTRDTVKNNLVTNVTNEHQGAVGIGAGYPRYVVIEHNEVSYTYYSGISIGFGWTKQQTAMTNNHVNWNEIHHISRLLCDSGPIYTLSNQGTGSEIQHNYIHDNGTSKWADYWNVPIYLDEGSSGFTVKENVFKNSPAGVGQNQAGQNTIQQSGDYYSADVVNNAGIEKDFRYIRDIKEIPLADFSGAVEQAPYTVQFSIPGAIQAEDYDEGGQSVSFYDKDFVNEGNVYREDGVDVVGLGCADSAMTQDCKGYAIGYTQAGEWVEYSVNVILASKYVFRANVATGLEGGSFRLFLDGKAITDTVVVPQGEDWNTYGFVQGETAELEKGDHVLRIQFTGSYVNMDWIQFALTESELSTTALRAYSVNFVPNTERSLKVFNASGRLVGIVSNRAGVSLTETLKQAGLAKGIYLVRSAGKTLRVQLK; encoded by the coding sequence ATGGATACAAGGATTCTTTCAATTGCTTTTGGCTGCTCCCTGGCTTTTGCCGGGGCTGCTGTGGCTGCCACCCAGGCGACTTTCTATGTGTCTCCGAGCGGAAGCGACTCTAACAAGGGTACAAAAGATGCTCCGTTCAAGACGATTACGCAGGCGCAAAAAGCCGTGCGCGCCATTAACGGCACCATGACCGGCGACATCGAAGTCATTCTTCGCGAAGGCACCTACGCGCTCCCCGCAACAATCAACTTTGACGAACGTGACGGTGGTAAGGACGGCCTCTACGTGCGTTATAAAGCGGCCGATGGCGAAAGGCCCTTGATTACCGGCGGTATGGGCATTACCGGCTGGACCATTCACGACGAGGCGAACAACATCTGGAAAGCCGAAGGTGTGGACGGTCGTTTCCGCCAGCTTTACGTGAACAACCGCAAGGCGGTTCGTGCCTGTTTCCCCAACGTGATTGCCGCAAACGAAAAGGGCAACGGCGGTTTCGACCACGACTTCGTGCGCCTCACAAAGGTAGACTCTTCGGGCCGCGCCTTCGATGTCTCCGCCGACTACATCAAGAATATCAAGAACATCGAAGATGTCGAAATCCACTTGATGATCGCCTGGTCCGAAAACATCTTGCGCTTGGAAAAGGCCCAGGTGAACGGCGGTACGGCAAAGCTCATTCCCAAGGATCCTGAACGCACCAAACTGTTCCACCGCGCATACCCGATGCTTGGCGAAGCCTTCGCGAGCAATCCTCCCAAGCAGCAGGTTTTCTATCTCGAAAATTCCTACGACTTGATTGACGCTCCGGGTGAATGGTATCTGGATGAAAAGGAACATGTGCTTTACTATAAGCCCCGTTCCGGCGAAAGCATGGCGACGGCCCACGTGGTTGCTCCCCGCCTCAATACTTTGTTCAGCGTTTTGGGTAAAGATACCAAGAACAAAGTGGGCTATATGGCTTTCGAAGGCCTGACCTTTGCCCATTCTAACTATACACGCCCGAGCGATGAAGGTTTCTTGGATTTGCAGGCAGCAAACTTCAATGTGGACGTGCTTGCGGATCCTGGTCGCGGCAACTGGGAAAAGCTGAATAGCAACAAGTTCTTGCTGTGGCGCCCCGATGCGGCGTTCCGCGTCGAAAATGCGCACCACTTCTTGGTGCAGGGCAACGTGTTCTCGCAGATTGCGGCTACGGGCCTCGACTTTGTTTCTGGTACCAATGACGACATGATCCAGGGTAACGCCTTTTTCGAAATCGGCGCTGCAGGCATTATGCTCGGCAAGTTCTATCAGGACTCCACTACCGAAATTCATATCGCCTACAATCCGTCCGACAAGGAAGAAATCAGTACCCGCGATACGGTCAAGAACAACCTGGTCACCAACGTGACGAATGAGCATCAGGGTGCTGTAGGTATTGGCGCCGGTTACCCCCGCTATGTGGTGATCGAACATAACGAAGTCTCTTACACTTATTACTCCGGTATTTCCATTGGGTTTGGCTGGACAAAGCAGCAGACTGCCATGACCAATAACCATGTGAACTGGAACGAAATTCACCATATTTCCCGTTTGCTTTGCGACTCTGGCCCGATTTACACCCTCTCTAACCAGGGGACCGGTAGCGAAATCCAGCACAACTACATCCACGATAACGGAACATCCAAGTGGGCCGACTACTGGAACGTGCCCATTTACCTGGACGAAGGCTCCAGCGGCTTTACCGTGAAGGAAAACGTGTTCAAGAATTCCCCTGCAGGCGTGGGCCAGAATCAGGCGGGGCAGAATACCATACAGCAGTCCGGTGACTATTACAGCGCTGATGTTGTGAATAACGCCGGTATCGAGAAAGATTTCCGCTATATCCGTGACATTAAGGAAATTCCGCTTGCCGACTTTAGCGGTGCCGTGGAACAGGCTCCGTATACGGTTCAGTTCAGCATTCCGGGGGCCATTCAGGCCGAAGATTACGACGAAGGTGGACAGAGTGTGTCCTTCTACGACAAGGATTTCGTGAATGAAGGTAATGTTTACCGCGAAGACGGCGTGGATGTCGTTGGCCTTGGTTGCGCCGATTCTGCCATGACCCAGGATTGCAAGGGCTATGCCATCGGTTACACCCAGGCGGGTGAATGGGTGGAATACTCCGTGAACGTGATTCTTGCTAGCAAGTACGTGTTCCGCGCCAACGTGGCGACAGGCCTCGAAGGCGGCAGCTTCCGCTTGTTCCTCGATGGTAAGGCCATTACCGATACGGTCGTGGTGCCGCAGGGCGAAGACTGGAATACTTACGGCTTTGTCCAAGGCGAAACGGCTGAACTTGAAAAGGGCGACCATGTGCTGCGAATCCAATTTACCGGCAGCTACGTGAACATGGACTGGATCCAGTTCGCACTCACCGAATCGGAACTCAGCACCACGGCTCTCCGCGCCTACAGTGTGAACTTTGTGCCGAACACGGAACGTTCCCTGAAGGTGTTCAATGCAAGTGGCCGCCTTGTGGGGATCGTAAGTAACCGCGCAGGCGTTTCGCTTACGGAAACCCTGAAGCAGGCGGGCCTTGCGAAGGGAATCTACCTGGTGCGCAGCGCAGGCAAGACCCTCCGCGTACAACTCAAGTAA
- a CDS encoding KilA-N domain-containing protein, which produces METKSGLLAFSPACVACRGFWLRNRYTLEFLGTWETIHNPGFKVVEFDHFRKEAGLPTFVLSCSEWIEKTNAIGIVVKKGRYGGTYAHKDIAFEFGSAISVSFKLYLIEEFQRLKEEEQKQIGWSAKRELAKINYRIHTDAIKQNLIPPKLTALQKSFVYADEADMLNVAMFGKTAKEWRDENPLLKGNIRDYASINQLICLSNMENLNAVFINDNLSQSERLEKLNKIAIQQMTVLENVDGRKLLIESKK; this is translated from the coding sequence ATGGAGACTAAATCCGGGCTTCTTGCATTTTCTCCGGCATGTGTCGCATGCCGGGGGTTCTGGCTTCGCAATCGTTATACATTGGAATTTTTAGGTACTTGGGAAACTATTCACAATCCTGGTTTTAAAGTGGTCGAATTTGACCACTTTAGGAAGGAGGCCGGATTGCCCACATTCGTGCTGAGTTGTAGTGAATGGATTGAGAAAACGAATGCCATTGGCATAGTCGTAAAGAAAGGGCGTTATGGCGGCACTTACGCCCATAAGGACATCGCTTTTGAATTTGGCTCGGCAATAAGTGTATCGTTTAAGTTGTATCTTATTGAGGAATTCCAGCGGCTTAAAGAAGAAGAGCAAAAACAAATTGGATGGAGCGCTAAACGGGAACTGGCGAAAATCAATTATCGCATACATACCGACGCTATCAAGCAGAATCTAATTCCTCCAAAGCTCACTGCACTGCAGAAATCTTTCGTGTATGCTGATGAAGCAGATATGCTCAATGTTGCAATGTTCGGAAAGACTGCCAAGGAATGGCGTGATGAAAACCCCTTGCTGAAAGGTAATATTCGCGATTACGCTTCAATTAACCAGCTAATTTGCCTTTCTAATATGGAAAACCTGAATGCCGTTTTTATAAACGACAACCTCTCTCAATCTGAACGCTTGGAAAAATTGAACAAAATAGCTATTCAACAAATGACGGTCCTTGAGAATGTTGACGGACGGAAGCTGTTGATTGAGAGTAAAAAATAA
- a CDS encoding UvrD-helicase domain-containing protein, translating to MAFFSSLHFKRRKKLEVEFDQKIPGFHEQLFAFTVELKNLLTHYVEKEEETAFLTKWNELYKQISRFSHLKKFNDFNDFSKFLTDYGDIPNRVLATNIEIRRRESIQAQMPRVTEFFSELSELSKQYVTHYDEIRFTQKWQGIDKDVEKVDVRRDDDEYESFASLKAICSSFRNHFQRSNAVFVQKESKRCDEMLSNIDGKSLDMQQRTAVINDEDRILVLAGAGSGKTLTIAAKVKYLCEQKSVDPKDILLLSFTKKSAKEMTDRIQGKLGIQVEAGTFHKLGLDIIKQADGARPEVADESELSAFVHDFFEKELNNYPDLIKTLTEYFAYYLEIPEDMEKYQSIGELYEIEKNADLETIKSRYEQEKYINETGADRAKVLTTLNNEKVKSLEETKIANFLFLNGINYEYEKQYEHDGGDPFRKAYKPDFYLTDYKIYLEHFGISKNFTVPWLPPIEEQKYLDGIRWKRELHKLYGTKLIETYSYYNSEGVLLSKLKELLVENHVEFKPRDFLDIFNTVYKSKSNKYIAEFMKLCCTFITLFKSNNYRLEDIETLRNSVVHNEYNPFLFERTNLFLDIIKVLLTGYQNFLSSKNAIDFSDMINLAADRVRTGCRINNYRYVIVDEYQDISKSRFNLLQSIVERTGAKLFCVGDDWQSIYRFAGSDISLFTEFQKYFGYTEVLKIEKTYRNSQQLIDEASRFILQNPQQLKKDLRSDKSLNYPLVFWGYKEDPSQALDKAIKKIVSEFGMQASILLLGRTNYDRDMLEESGLFRITHQNKQEKLKYLPIPELNIDFLSVHKSKGLEADNVILLNFKNDKLGFPNQIQDDKVLNLVLTDSEDYRFAEERRLFYVAITRTKNRTFILTDSNRPSLFFKEFPESQAVCYTSITQNSESSARCPRCQTGTLLKVEHNGNHFVGCSNFPRCRYTLRDPKILLNPKPCPNCGGFLVKRKGQNGYWFVGCTNYPMCEYTEKLIRS from the coding sequence TTGGCTTTTTTTTCGTCCCTACATTTTAAGCGCCGCAAAAAGCTAGAGGTCGAATTCGACCAGAAAATTCCCGGTTTCCATGAACAACTTTTCGCATTCACGGTTGAACTGAAAAACTTGCTGACCCACTATGTTGAAAAAGAAGAAGAAACCGCTTTCCTTACAAAATGGAACGAACTGTACAAGCAAATCTCTAGGTTCAGCCATCTAAAGAAATTTAACGACTTCAATGATTTCAGCAAATTCTTGACGGACTACGGGGATATCCCCAACCGGGTTCTTGCTACAAATATCGAAATCAGACGGCGAGAGTCAATTCAGGCGCAAATGCCTCGTGTAACGGAATTCTTCTCAGAACTTTCTGAACTATCGAAACAATACGTCACGCACTATGATGAAATTCGTTTTACCCAGAAATGGCAGGGCATCGACAAGGATGTAGAGAAAGTCGACGTTCGCCGCGACGATGACGAATACGAAAGCTTCGCGAGTTTGAAAGCGATCTGCAGTTCGTTCCGCAATCATTTCCAACGATCAAACGCAGTATTCGTTCAAAAAGAGTCCAAACGCTGCGACGAAATGCTTTCGAATATTGACGGCAAATCTCTGGACATGCAGCAGCGCACGGCCGTCATCAACGACGAAGACCGCATCCTCGTGCTGGCTGGCGCAGGTAGCGGCAAAACGCTTACAATTGCCGCGAAGGTAAAGTACCTTTGCGAACAGAAGTCCGTCGACCCGAAAGATATCTTGCTCCTTTCGTTCACAAAAAAGAGCGCCAAGGAAATGACTGACCGTATTCAGGGCAAGCTCGGAATCCAAGTAGAGGCGGGGACATTCCACAAACTGGGGCTCGATATCATCAAACAAGCCGACGGCGCGCGCCCTGAAGTAGCTGACGAATCCGAGTTGAGTGCTTTCGTCCATGATTTCTTCGAGAAAGAACTCAACAACTATCCCGACCTGATAAAAACCCTGACGGAGTATTTTGCGTACTATCTCGAAATTCCCGAAGACATGGAAAAGTATCAATCCATCGGAGAGTTGTACGAGATCGAGAAGAATGCTGACCTTGAAACCATCAAGTCGAGATACGAACAAGAAAAGTATATCAACGAAACTGGCGCCGACAGGGCAAAAGTGCTCACCACACTGAACAACGAGAAAGTTAAGAGCCTGGAAGAAACGAAAATCGCGAATTTTCTCTTCTTGAATGGTATTAACTATGAATATGAGAAACAGTATGAACACGACGGAGGCGACCCGTTCCGAAAAGCGTACAAGCCCGACTTTTACCTTACGGATTACAAAATTTATTTGGAACACTTCGGCATCAGCAAGAACTTTACCGTTCCATGGTTGCCTCCGATAGAAGAGCAGAAATATCTAGACGGAATCAGATGGAAGCGCGAGCTACACAAACTATATGGCACCAAGCTAATTGAGACATATTCCTACTACAATTCCGAAGGCGTCCTTTTGAGCAAACTGAAGGAACTTCTGGTAGAAAACCATGTGGAATTCAAGCCTCGCGATTTTCTCGATATTTTCAATACCGTCTACAAGAGCAAAAGTAACAAGTACATCGCCGAGTTCATGAAACTCTGCTGCACCTTTATCACGTTGTTCAAGTCAAACAACTACAGGCTAGAAGACATCGAGACGCTCCGTAACAGTGTTGTCCATAATGAATACAACCCGTTCCTTTTCGAAAGGACAAACCTGTTCCTCGACATAATCAAGGTTCTTTTGACCGGATACCAGAATTTCCTCTCGTCAAAGAACGCGATAGATTTTTCTGACATGATCAACCTTGCGGCCGACAGGGTGCGTACCGGTTGCAGAATCAACAATTACCGCTATGTTATTGTTGACGAATATCAGGACATATCCAAGTCCAGGTTCAATCTTTTGCAGAGTATAGTCGAACGGACCGGAGCCAAGCTATTCTGCGTCGGTGATGACTGGCAATCCATCTACCGATTTGCCGGGAGCGACATTTCTCTATTTACTGAATTCCAGAAGTACTTCGGGTATACCGAAGTTCTGAAAATCGAGAAAACATACCGAAATTCGCAACAACTCATAGACGAAGCGTCTCGATTTATTCTTCAAAATCCGCAGCAACTTAAAAAAGACCTGCGTTCGGACAAGTCGCTTAACTACCCGCTTGTATTCTGGGGGTACAAAGAAGACCCTAGTCAGGCGCTGGATAAGGCCATCAAGAAAATTGTCTCGGAATTCGGCATGCAGGCCTCAATATTGCTTCTGGGCAGGACCAATTACGACAGGGACATGCTTGAGGAATCCGGCCTTTTCAGGATTACGCACCAGAACAAACAAGAAAAACTGAAATACCTACCCATACCCGAATTGAACATCGATTTCCTTTCTGTGCACAAGTCGAAGGGGCTGGAGGCCGACAACGTCATCTTGCTGAATTTCAAGAATGACAAGCTCGGGTTCCCGAACCAAATACAGGACGATAAGGTGCTGAACCTCGTATTGACAGATTCCGAAGACTATCGGTTTGCCGAAGAAAGGAGACTCTTTTACGTCGCCATCACCCGCACAAAGAACAGGACGTTCATCTTGACCGACAGCAACAGGCCGTCTCTGTTCTTCAAGGAATTCCCCGAATCGCAGGCTGTTTGTTACACGTCCATTACGCAGAACAGCGAATCAAGTGCCCGTTGCCCGCGTTGCCAGACCGGAACCCTATTGAAAGTTGAACATAACGGGAACCATTTTGTGGGGTGCTCCAACTTTCCGCGGTGCCGCTATACGCTGCGAGACCCGAAAATCCTGCTAAACCCGAAACCATGCCCCAACTGCGGTGGCTTCTTGGTGAAACGGAAAGGGCAGAACGGCTACTGGTTTGTCGGTTGCACGAATTACCCCATGTGTGAGTATACGGAAAAACTAATTAGAAGTTGA
- a CDS encoding AAA family ATPase gives MVFKRKIYAKLLEWKNSARGKRAQLVEGARRIGKSTIVEEFAKREYRSYILIDFNDVSTAVLNAFNDHLGDLDTFFMILSTEYGVELFRRESIIIFDEVQRFPKARQSIKKLVKDGRYDYLETGSLISIRQNVKDITIPSEERSIDMHPMDFEEFCLALGEAQMVRYIKDCFDRRKPLERTLHEKAMLIFRQYMLVGGMPKSVDAFLENRSFNASDEEKRDILKMYREDIMKMDVRYQSKVLSIFDQIPSFLSQHEKRVVFNEVEEGSYFSQYAETFFWLGDARMVNECFNCTDPNIGLALNETRAYIKCYMGDTGLLVSHAFNENEITENELYKQILNGELTLNEGMLYENAIAQILAANGHKLFFYTHYNEEKHRNDIEIDFVIQSGGRLNFKIMPIEVKSGKRYRYESLKRFREKFGERLGESYIIHPKNFAITHDGVVCIPAYMAMCL, from the coding sequence ATGGTCTTTAAACGCAAAATATATGCCAAGCTCCTTGAATGGAAGAATTCCGCTCGTGGCAAACGAGCCCAGCTTGTCGAAGGGGCTCGGCGAATCGGTAAATCCACCATTGTGGAAGAGTTCGCCAAACGTGAATACCGTTCCTATATCCTGATAGATTTTAACGATGTTTCGACAGCGGTCTTGAACGCGTTTAACGACCACTTGGGCGATCTCGATACGTTTTTCATGATTCTTTCGACTGAATACGGGGTGGAACTTTTCCGTCGCGAATCCATCATCATTTTTGACGAGGTGCAGCGGTTCCCCAAGGCGCGCCAGTCTATCAAGAAACTTGTCAAGGATGGGCGCTACGATTACCTGGAAACAGGCTCTCTCATCTCTATTCGCCAAAATGTCAAAGACATAACTATCCCATCCGAGGAGCGTTCCATCGATATGCACCCGATGGACTTCGAGGAATTTTGCCTTGCGCTCGGAGAGGCGCAGATGGTCCGCTACATCAAGGACTGCTTCGACAGGCGTAAACCTCTGGAACGCACGCTCCACGAAAAGGCGATGCTTATTTTTAGGCAATACATGCTTGTGGGCGGAATGCCGAAAAGCGTCGATGCATTCCTGGAGAACCGCTCCTTTAATGCGAGCGACGAAGAAAAGCGTGACATATTGAAGATGTACCGCGAAGACATCATGAAAATGGATGTTCGCTACCAGTCGAAAGTCTTGTCCATTTTTGACCAGATTCCGTCTTTTCTCTCGCAACACGAAAAGAGAGTCGTTTTCAACGAGGTTGAAGAGGGCTCGTATTTTTCGCAGTATGCGGAGACGTTCTTTTGGCTGGGCGATGCGCGGATGGTCAACGAATGCTTCAACTGCACCGATCCGAACATCGGGTTGGCGTTAAACGAGACTCGGGCCTACATCAAGTGCTACATGGGCGATACGGGCCTCCTCGTCAGCCACGCCTTTAACGAAAACGAGATTACCGAGAACGAACTTTACAAACAGATTCTAAATGGCGAGCTGACCTTGAACGAGGGAATGCTTTACGAAAACGCCATTGCGCAAATCCTTGCGGCAAATGGACACAAGCTATTTTTCTACACGCATTACAACGAAGAAAAGCACCGCAACGATATCGAGATTGATTTCGTGATACAGAGCGGAGGCAGGTTGAATTTCAAGATTATGCCGATTGAAGTCAAATCGGGCAAGCGCTACAGATACGAGTCTCTCAAACGTTTCCGAGAAAAATTCGGCGAACGTCTCGGAGAATCCTACATCATACATCCCAAGAACTTTGCGATAACTCACGATGGCGTTGTCTGCATCCCCGCCTATATGGCGATGTGCCTCTAA
- a CDS encoding cellulase family glycosylhydrolase: protein MRFGFKIRHIACGVLAAMAISTVNSFAVTSQFRGVNWADKRDNFVSEVLVLSGLSLADNYESASVVAERVIGQFQELLGTNSVRMPVNEPTILTAFEMYSGALDVALEHGRLVMGYWGPSQPSGPKNMDDWWKMWSRLVEKYGDHPNAYFEIFNEPHMYTKDQLRNLYAEWLEKFPNVPRDHILLDGTGMAQNVPDIADDPRFEGCLFAVHEYTFWNMSINTEEGWRNSFKYKVGKYADRTVCTEWGGAMSPGDKAGVHYETMDYNSTPTNYFMAYIRGMSDQLHEWEMGSFYWPGLRDGDWYSMTKRSGEGANIKLEIVNQSGVDRMHKAWADTVETDPPEREAYEGKIAVIPGKIEAENYDVGGNRFTFYDKDSENQGKAYREDAVDIESIDDAACGTVSCKGFAVGYTQAGEWLEYSVNVESDTELTLTANVATASETAGFQLFMDGKAITDSIKVAKIDTTWKVYKEIEVGTVKLEKGEHVLRILITGAYVNIDWLQFTDPNTTRIESRPVSREVHLSRLCSETLKVFSMTGKFLGNVNSQGPAAASIEASLKAAGFANGVYMVRGAGVTRRIQVR, encoded by the coding sequence ATGAGGTTTGGTTTCAAGATCAGGCATATTGCCTGTGGTGTTTTGGCTGCTATGGCCATTTCGACGGTAAATTCCTTTGCCGTCACGAGTCAGTTCCGTGGCGTGAACTGGGCCGATAAACGCGACAATTTTGTTTCTGAGGTGTTGGTGCTTTCGGGCCTCAGCCTTGCCGATAATTACGAGTCCGCGTCGGTGGTGGCTGAACGTGTGATCGGGCAGTTCCAGGAATTACTGGGTACGAACAGCGTGCGTATGCCGGTGAACGAACCGACGATTTTGACCGCTTTCGAAATGTATTCGGGGGCGTTGGATGTGGCGCTGGAACATGGTCGCCTGGTGATGGGCTATTGGGGCCCTTCGCAGCCGTCCGGCCCGAAGAATATGGACGATTGGTGGAAAATGTGGAGTAGGCTCGTCGAAAAGTACGGCGACCATCCGAATGCCTACTTTGAAATTTTCAACGAACCGCACATGTACACCAAAGACCAACTGCGCAACCTTTATGCAGAGTGGCTTGAAAAGTTCCCGAATGTGCCACGCGACCATATCTTGCTCGATGGTACGGGGATGGCGCAGAACGTGCCCGACATTGCCGATGACCCGCGCTTTGAAGGTTGCCTTTTTGCGGTTCATGAATACACTTTCTGGAATATGAGCATCAATACCGAAGAAGGTTGGCGAAATAGCTTTAAGTACAAGGTGGGCAAGTATGCCGACCGCACCGTGTGTACGGAATGGGGTGGCGCGATGAGCCCTGGCGACAAGGCTGGAGTGCATTACGAAACCATGGACTATAATTCTACTCCGACGAACTACTTCATGGCCTACATTCGCGGCATGTCTGATCAGCTGCACGAATGGGAAATGGGTAGCTTCTACTGGCCGGGACTCCGCGATGGCGACTGGTACAGCATGACAAAGCGCAGCGGCGAAGGCGCGAATATCAAGCTTGAAATCGTGAACCAGTCGGGTGTTGACCGTATGCATAAGGCCTGGGCCGATACCGTCGAAACGGACCCGCCGGAACGCGAAGCTTATGAGGGAAAAATTGCCGTAATTCCGGGCAAGATCGAGGCGGAAAATTACGACGTAGGTGGAAACCGCTTTACCTTCTACGATAAGGACTCCGAAAATCAGGGCAAGGCCTACCGCGAAGATGCCGTGGATATCGAGTCGATAGACGATGCGGCTTGCGGGACGGTTTCCTGCAAAGGCTTTGCCGTGGGTTACACGCAGGCGGGCGAATGGCTGGAATACAGCGTGAATGTGGAATCTGACACTGAACTTACGTTGACGGCGAACGTCGCGACTGCTTCCGAAACGGCGGGCTTCCAGCTGTTTATGGATGGAAAGGCAATTACCGATTCTATCAAGGTGGCGAAAATTGATACGACCTGGAAAGTCTATAAGGAAATTGAAGTCGGTACCGTCAAGTTGGAGAAGGGCGAACATGTTCTCCGCATCTTGATTACGGGTGCCTATGTGAACATAGACTGGCTGCAGTTTACGGATCCGAATACGACGCGTATTGAATCACGACCCGTCTCTCGCGAAGTACATCTTTCCCGCCTGTGTTCCGAAACACTCAAGGTGTTCAGTATGACCGGCAAGTTTCTGGGGAATGTGAACTCGCAAGGGCCGGCCGCTGCATCTATCGAAGCATCCCTCAAGGCGGCAGGTTTTGCAAACGGCGTATACATGGTGCGCGGTGCGGGCGTTACCCGCCGAATCCAGGTGCGCTGA